A single Symbiobacterium thermophilum IAM 14863 DNA region contains:
- a CDS encoding sugar isomerase domain-containing protein — MTITAERFYQAADEAIARLKATQLPAIKRAGELLAETVMKGGVIQVFGTGHSRAFALEMAGRAGGLVPAHAIEEDILFLNGVYPVEERKNPYLEREPEIAHQILAQYDIRPEDIFIIVSNSGRNGSTVEMAAEVKRRGHKLIVVTSMAHTTSVTSRHPSGKRLYEFADVVIDNCGPLGDALLEVEGSPVKVCAVSSITGALIAQGLTAEVIGRLVAAGQTPPVYISANVDGSDEHNEALKARYAGRI, encoded by the coding sequence ATGACGATCACGGCGGAACGGTTCTACCAGGCGGCGGACGAGGCGATCGCACGGCTGAAGGCGACCCAGCTGCCGGCCATCAAGCGGGCGGGCGAGCTGCTGGCGGAGACGGTCATGAAGGGCGGCGTCATCCAGGTGTTCGGCACGGGCCACTCCCGGGCGTTTGCCCTGGAGATGGCCGGCCGGGCCGGCGGGCTGGTCCCGGCCCACGCCATCGAGGAGGACATCCTCTTCCTCAACGGGGTCTATCCGGTGGAGGAGCGGAAGAACCCGTACCTGGAGCGGGAGCCTGAGATCGCGCACCAGATCCTGGCGCAGTACGACATCCGGCCCGAGGACATCTTCATCATCGTCTCCAACTCGGGCCGCAACGGCTCCACGGTGGAGATGGCCGCGGAGGTGAAGCGCCGGGGCCACAAGCTGATCGTGGTCACCTCGATGGCGCACACCACCTCGGTCACCTCGCGCCACCCCAGCGGCAAGCGGCTCTACGAGTTCGCGGACGTGGTGATCGACAACTGCGGGCCGCTTGGCGACGCGCTGCTGGAGGTGGAGGGCAGCCCCGTCAAGGTCTGCGCGGTCTCGTCTATCACGGGTGCCCTCATCGCCCAGGGGCTGACCGCCGAGGTGATCGGCCGGCTGGTGGCCGCCGGGCAGACGCCGCCGGTGTACATCAGCGCCAACGTGGACGGTTCGGATGAGCACAACGAGGCCCTGAAGGCCCGTTACGCGGGGCGCATCTGA
- the cobS gene encoding adenosylcobinamide-GDP ribazoletransferase, translating into MRIALSFLTRIPMGRLETPDYMRDLGRAAGFFPLVGLLVGAICLIAWLAGRLLFGPAVAGVAAVAAGLGATGAVHLDGLMDAADGLLSARSRERMLEIMKDSRVGVMGAAAGALALMLRWALLLELTPPRAAAALLVAPAVGRMVIPLAAVRWPPARAEGMGAAFGRHVGGAQLAGALLGGLTLAVGVPGLLAWWGQSPAAPPGLTAAVTVSALRGLGAWLAALGVGLAGGRWLSRRLGGLTGDTYGALCELAELAAIACFALQTGRWTG; encoded by the coding sequence GTGCGCATCGCGCTCTCCTTTCTGACCCGGATTCCCATGGGCCGACTTGAGACCCCGGACTACATGCGGGATCTCGGCCGCGCGGCGGGGTTCTTCCCCCTGGTGGGCCTGCTGGTGGGGGCCATCTGCCTGATCGCCTGGCTTGCGGGCAGGCTGCTCTTCGGGCCTGCCGTGGCGGGCGTCGCGGCCGTGGCCGCGGGCCTCGGTGCGACCGGTGCGGTCCACCTGGACGGCCTGATGGACGCCGCCGACGGGCTGCTCTCCGCCCGGAGCCGCGAGCGGATGCTGGAGATCATGAAAGATTCCCGGGTCGGCGTGATGGGCGCAGCGGCGGGAGCCCTGGCCCTGATGCTGCGGTGGGCCCTGCTGCTGGAGCTGACACCGCCGCGGGCAGCAGCCGCCCTGCTGGTGGCCCCGGCCGTGGGGCGGATGGTGATCCCCCTGGCGGCGGTGCGCTGGCCGCCCGCCCGTGCCGAAGGGATGGGCGCTGCCTTCGGCCGGCACGTGGGCGGGGCGCAGCTGGCCGGGGCGCTTCTGGGCGGCCTCACGCTGGCTGTCGGGGTGCCGGGGCTCCTGGCGTGGTGGGGGCAGAGCCCGGCAGCCCCGCCGGGCCTGACGGCAGCCGTGACGGTCTCCGCCCTGCGGGGGCTGGGCGCGTGGCTCGCCGCCCTCGGGGTCGGTCTGGCCGGCGGGCGGTGGCTCTCGCGGCGACTCGGCGGCCTGACCGGCGACACTTACGGAGCCTTGTGCGAGCTGGCGGAACTGGCGGCGATCGCCTGCTTCGCTCTGCAGACAGGGAGGTGGACAGGATGA
- the nagA gene encoding N-acetylglucosamine-6-phosphate deacetylase, giving the protein MMLFTCSRIHAEGGLVDGYVLVDGRRIAAVEAGPVPAELQGVDRVDLPDCDLIPGMIDLHIHGAGGWPVEGADVGLLQGLGRFLAGFGVTGFLPSASARPLEELEEVARQVRAATEAEYDGAAILGLHLEGPFLNPKRPGAMHIHNLRTPSVAEAERLLAAGGGTVRRVSLAPELPGAPELIRYLVAQGVTVAGAHTDATYAETVAGIEAGVSLATHTYNAMRGLHHREPGAVGAYLTDDRVTCEIICDLLHVHPAAVRIALRAAGPDRVALISDAIPAAGLKPGHYLLWGRDLYIDEQGYSKLADGTIAGSTKLMLHGLRNLVEVLGVPWAEAVRMASLIPARAIGLADRKGSLAPGKDADLVAIGPGWQVAWCVVEGRVVRRPGDPPPAYNPEAKAIDE; this is encoded by the coding sequence ATGATGCTGTTTACGTGCTCACGGATCCACGCCGAGGGCGGCCTGGTCGACGGCTACGTGCTGGTGGACGGCCGGCGCATCGCCGCGGTGGAGGCCGGGCCGGTCCCGGCGGAGCTGCAGGGCGTCGATAGGGTGGACCTGCCGGACTGCGACCTGATCCCGGGCATGATCGACCTGCACATCCACGGCGCCGGCGGGTGGCCCGTGGAAGGGGCGGACGTCGGGCTGCTGCAGGGGCTCGGCCGGTTCCTGGCCGGCTTCGGCGTGACGGGCTTCCTGCCCAGCGCCTCCGCGCGGCCCCTGGAGGAGCTGGAGGAGGTGGCCCGGCAGGTCCGGGCGGCCACGGAGGCGGAATACGACGGCGCCGCCATCCTGGGCCTCCACCTGGAGGGGCCGTTCCTGAACCCGAAGCGGCCCGGGGCGATGCACATCCACAACCTGCGCACGCCCTCCGTCGCCGAGGCCGAGCGGCTGCTGGCGGCCGGCGGAGGCACGGTGCGGCGGGTCTCGCTGGCGCCCGAGCTGCCCGGCGCCCCGGAGCTGATCCGCTACCTCGTCGCGCAGGGGGTGACGGTGGCAGGCGCGCACACCGACGCGACGTACGCAGAGACGGTGGCGGGCATCGAAGCCGGGGTCTCGCTGGCTACCCACACCTACAACGCGATGCGCGGGCTGCACCACCGGGAGCCCGGGGCGGTGGGGGCGTATCTCACCGATGACCGGGTGACCTGCGAGATCATCTGCGACCTGCTGCACGTGCACCCCGCGGCGGTCCGGATCGCGCTGCGGGCGGCGGGCCCGGACCGGGTGGCCCTGATCTCCGACGCGATCCCCGCGGCGGGGCTGAAGCCCGGCCACTACCTGCTCTGGGGCCGGGACCTGTACATCGATGAGCAGGGTTACTCGAAGCTGGCCGACGGCACCATCGCGGGATCCACCAAGCTGATGCTCCACGGCCTGCGCAACCTGGTGGAGGTGCTCGGGGTGCCGTGGGCGGAGGCGGTGCGGATGGCGTCCCTGATTCCGGCCCGCGCCATCGGGCTCGCCGACCGGAAGGGCAGCCTGGCGCCGGGCAAGGACGCCGACCTGGTGGCCATCGGCCCGGGCTGGCAGGTGGCCTGGTGCGTCGTCGAGGGCCGGGTGGTGCGCCGGCCGGGGGATCCGCCTCCCGCGTACAACCCGGAGGCAAAGGCGATCGACGAGTAG
- the cobU gene encoding bifunctional adenosylcobinamide kinase/adenosylcobinamide-phosphate guanylyltransferase, which yields MAGVILVLGGARSGKSRWAEHLASPFRRVVYLATGRAGDAEMADRIARHRASRPAHWRTVEEELRPAAALAQALHEAPADAVLLDCVTLLISNHLLQGEEGFEARARQELAQLLSLTRERGALLIAVSNEVGAGLVPEHRLGRLFRDAQGRLNQWLAREADQVYACVAGIAVDLRRIGTVIPE from the coding sequence ATGGCGGGTGTGATTCTGGTGCTAGGCGGCGCGCGGAGCGGCAAGAGCCGCTGGGCGGAGCATTTGGCTTCGCCGTTCCGGCGGGTGGTCTATCTGGCCACCGGCCGGGCGGGCGATGCGGAGATGGCCGACCGCATCGCCCGGCACCGGGCGAGCCGTCCGGCCCACTGGCGCACGGTGGAGGAAGAGCTCAGGCCGGCGGCCGCCCTGGCGCAGGCCCTGCACGAGGCGCCGGCGGATGCGGTGCTGCTGGACTGCGTGACCCTGCTCATCTCCAACCACCTGCTGCAGGGGGAGGAGGGGTTCGAAGCCCGGGCCCGGCAGGAGCTGGCGCAGCTGCTCAGCCTGACCCGTGAGCGCGGCGCGCTGCTCATCGCCGTGTCCAACGAGGTCGGGGCGGGGCTGGTGCCCGAGCACCGGCTCGGGCGGCTCTTCCGCGACGCCCAGGGGCGGCTGAATCAGTGGCTGGCGCGGGAGGCGGACCAGGTCTACGCCTGCGTGGCCGGTATCGCCGTCGACCTGAGGCGGATCGGTACGGTGATCCCGGAGTGA
- a CDS encoding cobyric acid synthase: MARSLMFLGTASSVGKSTLAAAFCRILRQEGFRVAPFKAQNMSCAATEIEGGLRISVVQAMQAQAAGVAPRVEMNPVMLLPRTELRSEVIVNGRSLGEMAWQQYTADLHTVALQAVREAIARLEAEFEVIVAEGAGSPVEVNLRDRDLANMKTAELLDADVLLVADIDRGGVFASIVGTLELLPPAERARVKGLVINRFRGDASLFEDGVRWLEERTGLPVIGVIPYLADLGLDEEDSAGLTDVSAPAPSAAAREGALDRLADHVRRHARVDQVLELLARQR; encoded by the coding sequence ATGGCACGTTCGTTGATGTTCCTGGGCACCGCATCCAGCGTGGGCAAGTCGACCCTGGCCGCGGCCTTCTGCCGCATCCTGCGCCAGGAGGGCTTCCGGGTGGCGCCGTTCAAGGCGCAGAACATGTCCTGCGCCGCGACGGAGATCGAGGGCGGGCTGCGCATCAGCGTGGTGCAGGCCATGCAGGCGCAGGCGGCGGGGGTGGCCCCCCGGGTGGAGATGAACCCGGTGATGCTGCTGCCCCGGACGGAGCTCCGCTCCGAGGTGATCGTCAACGGCCGGTCGCTGGGCGAGATGGCCTGGCAGCAGTACACGGCCGATCTGCACACTGTGGCCCTGCAGGCGGTGCGGGAGGCCATTGCCCGGCTGGAGGCAGAGTTCGAGGTGATTGTGGCCGAGGGGGCCGGCTCGCCGGTGGAGGTGAACCTGCGGGACCGTGACCTGGCCAACATGAAGACCGCGGAACTGCTGGACGCCGACGTGCTGCTGGTGGCCGACATCGACCGGGGCGGGGTGTTCGCCTCGATCGTGGGCACCCTGGAGCTGCTGCCCCCGGCCGAGCGGGCCCGGGTGAAGGGGCTGGTGATCAACCGCTTCCGGGGCGACGCCTCGCTCTTCGAGGACGGCGTGCGCTGGCTGGAGGAGCGCACCGGCCTGCCGGTGATCGGCGTGATTCCCTACCTGGCCGACCTGGGCCTCGATGAGGAGGACTCGGCGGGCCTGACCGATGTGAGCGCCCCGGCGCCGTCCGCTGCGGCGCGGGAGGGGGCCCTGGACCGGCTGGCCGACCACGTGCGCCGGCACGCCCGGGTGGACCAGGTGCTGGAGCTGCTTGCCCGGCAACGGTGA
- a CDS encoding ABC transporter substrate-binding protein, translated as MRKQRLGALLISALLAALLAACSGGSPGDGSGAAGGQAGGQQASVGQSTGEQTTGEPATGEQTGGQQAGGETAYPITLVDGAGREVTIDAEPQRILSLGPSATETLFALGRGDRLVGRTDWCNFPEAALEVPSVGSLFPPDYERILSTEPDLVVMIEGSVDVRERLEQEYGLTVFVYAPASFEQLYAQMVALGQAVNAREAAEAIVAEIQGEVDAIYAKVLPISYSPSVFYQVWPDPLSTAGPGSFIDDMIRIAGGSNVAGDADGPWPVYSLEQLLAADPAIIVAGSEAMAQDILTRPGWESLRAVREGRVYGVPNEDIVVRPGPRLVEGLRWFAETLHPGLFGQ; from the coding sequence ATGAGAAAGCAGAGGCTGGGCGCGCTGCTGATCTCCGCGCTCCTGGCGGCCCTGCTCGCCGCGTGCAGCGGCGGGTCGCCGGGCGACGGGTCCGGCGCGGCCGGAGGGCAGGCGGGCGGACAGCAGGCGAGCGTAGGGCAGTCGACTGGAGAGCAGACGACCGGAGAGCCTGCGACTGGAGAGCAGACGGGTGGGCAGCAGGCAGGCGGCGAGACCGCCTATCCCATCACGCTGGTGGACGGCGCCGGGCGGGAGGTCACCATCGACGCCGAGCCGCAGCGCATCCTGTCGCTGGGCCCCTCGGCCACGGAGACGCTCTTCGCCCTGGGCCGTGGCGACCGACTGGTCGGCCGCACCGACTGGTGCAACTTCCCGGAGGCGGCCCTGGAGGTGCCGTCGGTGGGCAGCCTCTTCCCGCCCGACTACGAGCGCATCCTGTCCACGGAGCCTGACCTGGTGGTCATGATCGAGGGCTCGGTGGATGTGCGGGAGCGGCTGGAGCAGGAGTACGGCCTGACGGTCTTCGTCTACGCTCCGGCGAGCTTTGAGCAGCTCTACGCCCAGATGGTGGCGCTCGGTCAGGCGGTGAACGCCCGGGAGGCGGCGGAGGCGATCGTCGCCGAGATCCAGGGAGAGGTCGACGCGATCTACGCGAAGGTCCTTCCCATCAGCTACTCGCCGTCGGTCTTCTATCAGGTGTGGCCGGATCCGCTCTCCACCGCCGGGCCCGGCTCGTTCATCGACGACATGATCCGCATCGCCGGCGGCAGCAACGTGGCCGGCGACGCGGACGGCCCGTGGCCCGTGTACTCGCTGGAGCAGCTGCTCGCGGCGGACCCCGCCATCATCGTGGCGGGCTCGGAGGCCATGGCGCAGGACATCCTGACCCGGCCCGGCTGGGAGTCGCTCAGAGCGGTGCGGGAGGGCCGGGTGTACGGCGTGCCCAACGAGGACATCGTGGTCCGGCCGGGCCCGCGGCTGGTGGAGGGGCTGCGCTGGTTCGCCGAAACCCTGCACCCCGGGCTGTTCGGGCAATGA
- a CDS encoding AIR synthase related protein produces the protein MRWRDLTLVDLPCGGRLVIACDAAGGIGPKERDVIRVAGYVIGRFTARVALMDLLAAGAQPLHLVNNTCVEPDPTGREILQGICDEAALAGLSADQINGSFEKNIPTVQTGLGVTAIGYLAPGRSLRTARPGDLVVAIGRPKVGAEVRLDDPELPDLPLVRRLAGDPLVHDLLPVGSRGIRAEAEDLAASAGLEVEWAPAEAGFPLGKSAGPVTCLLVAAAPSALQGLALTLTQPWAVVAQLR, from the coding sequence ATGAGGTGGCGGGACCTGACCCTGGTGGACCTGCCGTGCGGCGGCCGGCTGGTCATCGCCTGCGATGCCGCCGGCGGCATCGGGCCGAAGGAGCGCGACGTGATTCGGGTGGCCGGGTACGTCATCGGGCGGTTCACTGCCCGGGTGGCCCTCATGGATCTGCTCGCCGCCGGCGCGCAGCCGCTCCACCTGGTGAACAACACCTGCGTGGAGCCTGATCCCACCGGGCGGGAGATCCTGCAGGGCATCTGCGACGAGGCGGCCCTGGCGGGCCTTTCCGCCGACCAGATCAACGGCTCCTTCGAGAAGAACATTCCGACGGTCCAGACGGGCCTGGGGGTGACCGCCATCGGTTACCTGGCCCCGGGCCGGTCGCTGCGCACGGCGCGGCCGGGCGACCTGGTCGTCGCCATCGGGCGGCCGAAGGTCGGGGCCGAGGTGCGGCTGGATGACCCCGAACTGCCCGATCTTCCCCTGGTCCGGCGGCTCGCCGGCGACCCGCTGGTGCACGACCTGTTGCCCGTGGGCTCCCGTGGGATCCGCGCCGAGGCGGAGGATCTCGCCGCCAGCGCGGGGCTGGAGGTGGAGTGGGCCCCGGCGGAAGCGGGTTTCCCCCTCGGGAAGTCGGCGGGTCCGGTCACCTGTCTGCTGGTCGCGGCGGCGCCGTCGGCCCTGCAGGGGCTGGCCCTCACGCTCACCCAGCCGTGGGCGGTCGTCGCGCAGCTTCGATAG
- a CDS encoding FecCD family ABC transporter permease encodes MTLTAVALLAALIVAGALGSVRIPPADVVKILLNRLGADFPATWPRTWEAVLWDVRFPRVAMGALVGMGLSVAGAAYQGLFRNPLADPSVIGASAGASLGAALAIAFFDRVPSLTGLWRLGPVPLFAFAGGVAAVLVAFRLATAGRQTSTVSLLLAGMVVSTVATSLVSLIMYFTDSQARDAIVFWLMGGLSGANWPKAAWLLPYLALGLGLLLWDGRELNAFLLGEEAALSMGVDVERLKRRILAAGSLLTAAAVAFCGIISFVGLIVPHLVRLLVGPDHRWLLPIAAVTGSVVVVAADTVARSLPWVSELPVGLVMSLIGGPVFLVILRRQLLPGS; translated from the coding sequence ATGACCTTGACCGCGGTGGCCCTGCTGGCCGCGCTGATCGTGGCGGGCGCCCTGGGTTCGGTGCGCATCCCGCCGGCGGACGTGGTGAAGATCCTGCTGAATCGGCTGGGGGCGGACTTCCCGGCCACCTGGCCCCGCACCTGGGAGGCGGTCCTGTGGGACGTCCGCTTCCCCCGGGTGGCCATGGGGGCCCTGGTGGGCATGGGGCTCAGCGTGGCAGGGGCGGCGTACCAGGGGCTCTTCCGCAATCCCCTCGCGGACCCGTCGGTCATCGGCGCCTCGGCCGGCGCCTCGCTGGGCGCCGCGCTGGCCATCGCCTTTTTCGACCGCGTTCCCTCCCTGACCGGCCTGTGGCGGCTGGGGCCGGTCCCGCTCTTTGCCTTCGCCGGCGGGGTGGCAGCGGTCCTGGTAGCCTTCCGCCTGGCGACCGCCGGCCGGCAGACCTCCACGGTGAGCCTCCTGCTGGCCGGCATGGTGGTCAGCACCGTTGCCACCTCCCTGGTCTCGCTGATCATGTATTTCACCGACTCCCAGGCCCGGGACGCCATCGTCTTCTGGCTGATGGGCGGCCTCTCCGGGGCCAACTGGCCGAAGGCGGCCTGGCTCCTGCCGTACCTGGCGCTGGGGCTGGGGCTCCTGCTCTGGGACGGCCGGGAGCTGAACGCCTTCCTGCTGGGCGAGGAGGCAGCGCTGTCGATGGGCGTGGACGTGGAGCGGCTGAAGCGGCGGATCCTGGCCGCCGGGTCGCTGCTCACCGCCGCGGCGGTCGCCTTCTGCGGGATCATCAGCTTCGTGGGGTTAATCGTGCCGCACCTGGTGCGGCTGCTGGTGGGCCCCGACCATCGTTGGCTCCTCCCGATCGCGGCCGTCACGGGGTCCGTGGTGGTGGTCGCGGCGGACACCGTGGCCCGCTCGCTGCCCTGGGTCAGCGAACTGCCCGTGGGGCTGGTGATGTCCCTCATCGGCGGGCCGGTCTTCCTGGTCATCCTGCGGCGGCAGCTCTTGCCTGGTTCGTGA
- a CDS encoding heme ABC transporter ATP-binding protein — MLRIESLAVGYGGEPVLNGLDLAVARGEFLVVVGPNGSGKSTLVRAVTGALPPTEGRILLDGRDLRGLRPREVARTLAVVAQDTSVGFPFTVEEIVALGRIPHLPPLRSETPRDRAAVERAMRLTGTQPLAGRLVTALSGGERQRVMVARALAQEPRLLILDEPTAHLDIAHQVGLLDLVRRLNRTEGLTVLAILHDLNLAALYADRLVMLRGGRVWADGPPAEVLTEANILTVYGSRVRIVRHPSAGQPQVMLLSREVAAPAQPLEPVSAGSD, encoded by the coding sequence ATGCTGCGCATCGAATCGCTCGCCGTGGGCTATGGCGGCGAGCCGGTCCTCAACGGGCTGGACCTGGCCGTCGCCCGGGGCGAGTTCCTGGTGGTGGTGGGCCCCAACGGCAGCGGCAAGTCCACCCTGGTGCGGGCCGTGACCGGGGCGCTGCCCCCGACGGAGGGGCGGATCCTGCTGGACGGCCGGGATCTGCGCGGCCTGCGGCCCCGGGAGGTGGCCCGGACGCTGGCCGTGGTGGCCCAGGACACGTCCGTGGGGTTCCCCTTCACCGTCGAGGAGATCGTCGCCCTGGGGCGCATCCCGCACCTGCCGCCGCTGCGCAGCGAGACCCCGCGCGACCGGGCGGCCGTGGAGCGGGCCATGCGGCTGACCGGCACCCAGCCCCTGGCCGGCCGGCTGGTCACGGCGCTCTCGGGCGGTGAGCGGCAGCGGGTGATGGTGGCCCGAGCCCTGGCCCAGGAACCGCGCCTGTTGATCCTGGACGAGCCCACTGCCCACCTGGACATTGCCCATCAGGTGGGGCTGCTGGATCTGGTCCGGCGTCTGAACCGGACCGAGGGGCTGACGGTTCTGGCGATCCTGCACGACCTGAACCTGGCGGCGCTGTACGCGGACCGGCTGGTGATGCTGAGGGGCGGGCGCGTGTGGGCCGACGGCCCGCCCGCGGAGGTGCTCACCGAGGCCAACATCCTCACCGTCTACGGCAGCCGGGTTCGGATCGTCCGCCATCCCAGCGCTGGCCAGCCGCAGGTCATGCTGCTCTCGAGGGAGGTTGCGGCGCCGGCCCAGCCGCTGGAGCCGGTCAGCGCCGGCAGCGACTAG
- a CDS encoding ECF transporter S component: protein MLLARTNTLVRLGILLALSVLGAYIKLGPSSIAFDAMAGFVAALLMGPAAGALICGLGHVAVAAVTGFPLTLPFHLASAAAMAGVGCLGGLAARRFGLVAGAAVLVVANGILAPALLALLPNPLGLGLFAALALPLTVAAGANAAVALLVVLGLRRAGVEG, encoded by the coding sequence GTGCTGCTGGCGAGGACAAACACCCTGGTGAGGCTCGGAATCCTGCTGGCCCTCAGCGTGCTGGGCGCCTACATCAAGTTGGGGCCGAGCTCCATCGCCTTCGACGCGATGGCCGGCTTCGTGGCTGCGCTCCTCATGGGCCCCGCGGCCGGCGCCCTGATCTGCGGTCTGGGGCATGTGGCCGTGGCGGCCGTCACCGGCTTTCCGCTCACCCTGCCGTTTCATCTGGCCAGCGCCGCGGCCATGGCCGGCGTGGGCTGCCTGGGCGGGCTTGCAGCCCGGCGCTTCGGTCTGGTGGCCGGCGCGGCGGTGCTGGTGGTGGCCAACGGCATCCTGGCACCGGCCCTGCTGGCTCTGCTGCCAAACCCGCTGGGGCTCGGTCTGTTCGCGGCCCTGGCCCTCCCGCTCACCGTCGCTGCGGGAGCCAACGCAGCCGTCGCGCTGCTGGTGGTGCTGGGCCTGAGGCGGGCGGGGGTCGAGGGATGA
- a CDS encoding ABC transporter substrate-binding protein yields the protein MKKRSLAALMLSLLLVVGILTGCAGRQTAVNPDSPPAAPAAESSDQPADRAAGTGSAGQAEPRQTAYPLTITDGAGRQVTIAAEPRRVISVAPSNTELMFALGKGDLLVGRSDWDDYPPEAQEIESIGGFYSPDYEKIISLEPDLLLLTSGSVEAREKLENDYGLTTFVLNPSNFEELYEGILALGQVVNAQEAAEALVADMQREVEAIAGKVALAENRPVVFYQVWHDPITTAGPGSFIDDMIRIAGGTNAASFAGEPWPVISLEELVSADPDIIVTASEAAAREVRERPGWESIAAVKEGRVLGLPDENIVVRPGPRLIQGLQWFARNLHPELFEQ from the coding sequence ATGAAGAAGCGTTCGCTGGCAGCCCTCATGCTTTCCCTTCTGCTCGTGGTCGGCATCCTGACAGGCTGCGCAGGCCGCCAGACGGCGGTGAACCCGGACAGCCCGCCCGCAGCCCCGGCGGCTGAGTCGAGCGACCAGCCCGCAGACCGGGCGGCCGGCACGGGGAGCGCCGGGCAGGCCGAACCCCGGCAGACGGCCTACCCCCTCACGATTACCGACGGCGCCGGCCGGCAGGTGACCATCGCCGCCGAGCCGAGGCGGGTGATCTCCGTCGCCCCCTCCAACACGGAACTGATGTTCGCGCTCGGCAAGGGCGACCTGCTGGTCGGGCGCTCCGACTGGGACGACTATCCCCCCGAGGCGCAGGAGATCGAGTCCATCGGCGGTTTCTACTCGCCCGACTACGAGAAGATCATCTCGCTGGAGCCCGACCTGCTCCTCCTGACCAGCGGCTCCGTGGAGGCGCGGGAGAAGCTGGAGAACGATTATGGGCTCACCACCTTCGTGCTGAACCCCTCCAACTTTGAGGAGCTGTACGAGGGGATCCTCGCCCTGGGCCAGGTGGTGAACGCCCAGGAGGCCGCGGAGGCGCTCGTGGCGGACATGCAGCGTGAGGTGGAGGCCATCGCCGGGAAGGTCGCGCTGGCGGAGAACAGGCCCGTGGTGTTCTACCAGGTCTGGCACGATCCCATCACCACCGCCGGCCCGGGCTCCTTCATCGACGACATGATCCGCATCGCCGGCGGCACCAACGCCGCATCCTTCGCCGGCGAGCCCTGGCCGGTTATCTCGCTGGAGGAACTGGTATCCGCAGACCCCGACATCATCGTCACCGCGTCGGAGGCCGCGGCCCGGGAGGTCCGGGAGCGGCCTGGCTGGGAGTCGATCGCGGCGGTGAAGGAAGGCCGGGTGCTGGGGCTGCCGGATGAGAACATCGTGGTGCGCCCCGGCCCCCGCCTGATTCAGGGGCTCCAGTGGTTCGCCCGGAATCTCCACCCGGAGCTCTTCGAGCAGTGA
- the cbiB gene encoding adenosylcobinamide-phosphate synthase CbiB: MSVAEMFPAAPWYLPLAALAVDAAVGDPARLPHPVALMGRVIAWAEPRLRRTRLPLRAAGVLLALLLPVAAWGLTWGLIRLAAALHPWLGVAAEVWLLSTCLAARSLADHALAVYRPLKAGDLSEARRRVAHIVGRDTAGLDAAEVTRATVETVAESTCDGVIAPLFWGLVGGAPLAMAYKAANTLDSMVGHRNERYLEFGWASARLDDLVNLAPARLSALLLALAGLSPKALRIALRDAPRHPSPNSGWPEAAMAALLRVQLGGLNHYGGRPERRAHMGDPLEMLQPGHIVQAVRWMWLATLLGTGLGALTLWFLA; this comes from the coding sequence GTGAGCGTGGCGGAAATGTTTCCCGCGGCGCCCTGGTACCTGCCGCTGGCGGCCCTCGCGGTGGACGCGGCGGTGGGCGATCCCGCCCGGCTGCCCCATCCGGTGGCGCTCATGGGCCGGGTGATTGCGTGGGCCGAGCCGCGACTGCGGCGGACGCGGCTGCCGCTGCGGGCGGCCGGGGTGCTGCTGGCCCTCCTGCTGCCGGTCGCGGCCTGGGGCCTCACCTGGGGGCTCATCCGGCTGGCCGCGGCCCTGCATCCCTGGCTCGGTGTGGCCGCCGAGGTCTGGCTCCTCAGCACCTGCCTGGCGGCCCGCTCTCTGGCCGATCACGCACTGGCGGTCTACCGCCCGCTGAAGGCCGGGGACCTCAGCGAGGCGCGGCGCCGGGTGGCGCACATCGTCGGCAGGGACACGGCCGGGCTGGACGCCGCCGAGGTCACCCGGGCGACGGTGGAGACGGTGGCCGAGTCCACCTGCGACGGCGTGATCGCGCCGCTCTTCTGGGGGCTGGTCGGCGGCGCGCCGCTGGCGATGGCCTACAAGGCCGCCAACACCCTGGATTCGATGGTCGGCCACCGGAACGAGCGCTACCTGGAGTTCGGCTGGGCCTCCGCCCGGCTGGATGATCTGGTCAACCTGGCGCCTGCCCGGCTCAGCGCCCTGCTGCTGGCCCTGGCCGGCCTGAGCCCGAAGGCCCTCCGCATCGCCCTGCGGGACGCGCCGCGCCACCCCAGCCCCAACAGCGGCTGGCCGGAGGCGGCGATGGCGGCCCTGCTGAGGGTGCAGCTGGGCGGCCTCAACCACTACGGCGGGAGGCCGGAGCGGCGGGCCCACATGGGCGATCCGCTGGAGATGCTGCAGCCGGGTCACATCGTGCAGGCGGTGCGGTGGATGTGGCTGGCGACCCTGCTCGGGACGGGCCTCGGGGCGCTGACGCTCTGGTTCTTGGCGTGA